The Prevotella melaninogenica genome window below encodes:
- the purB gene encoding adenylosuccinate lyase, protein MTLDALTAVSPIDGRYRSKTECLADYFSEYALIRYRVRVEIEYFITLCELPLPQLKSFNSALFEQLRDIYRNFDEAAAARVKEIESITNHDVKAVEYFIKEEFDKIGGLDDYKEFIHFGLTSQDINNTSVPLSVKETLEEVFYPQVEELIAQLKEYAEAWKDVPMLAKTHGQPASPTRLGKEVEVYVYRLSEQLATLRSCKMTAKFGGATGNFNAHHVAYPQHDWRVFGNRFVSEKLGLEREQWTTQISNYDHLGSVFDAIRRINTIIIDLDRDFWMYISMEYFKQKIKAGEVGSSAMPHKVNPIDFENSEGNLGIANAILQFLAQKLPVSRLQRDLTDSTVLRNVGVPVGHSVIAIQSTLKGLRKLILNEEKLREDLENTWAVVAEAIQTILRREAYPHPYEALKALTRTNEKMTEERIHAFVQTLNVSDSVKAELMAITPYNYTGI, encoded by the coding sequence ATGACCCTTGACGCATTAACAGCCGTATCACCTATTGACGGACGATATAGAAGCAAAACGGAATGTCTTGCTGACTATTTTTCAGAGTATGCACTTATCCGTTATCGTGTTCGCGTAGAAATAGAATATTTCATCACACTTTGCGAATTACCTTTACCACAACTGAAAAGCTTTAACAGCGCACTTTTTGAACAGTTACGCGACATCTATCGCAACTTCGATGAGGCTGCAGCAGCACGTGTGAAGGAGATTGAGAGTATTACCAATCACGACGTAAAGGCAGTTGAATACTTCATCAAAGAGGAGTTTGATAAGATTGGCGGACTCGATGACTACAAGGAGTTCATCCACTTCGGACTAACTTCACAGGACATCAACAACACAAGTGTGCCATTGTCTGTAAAGGAAACCCTCGAAGAAGTATTCTATCCACAGGTTGAGGAACTGATTGCGCAACTGAAGGAATACGCTGAAGCATGGAAGGACGTACCAATGTTGGCAAAGACACACGGTCAGCCAGCCTCTCCTACTCGATTGGGCAAGGAGGTTGAGGTATATGTTTATCGTCTCAGCGAGCAGCTCGCAACTTTGCGTAGCTGCAAGATGACAGCTAAGTTTGGTGGTGCTACAGGCAACTTTAATGCACATCACGTAGCTTATCCACAGCACGATTGGCGTGTCTTTGGCAATCGCTTTGTCAGTGAGAAATTAGGGTTAGAACGTGAGCAGTGGACTACACAGATTAGCAACTACGACCACTTAGGTAGTGTGTTTGATGCGATTCGCCGAATCAATACCATCATCATCGATCTCGACCGCGACTTCTGGATGTATATCTCAATGGAGTATTTCAAACAGAAGATTAAGGCAGGAGAGGTTGGTTCAAGTGCAATGCCACACAAGGTAAACCCAATCGACTTCGAAAACAGTGAGGGTAACCTCGGTATAGCAAACGCAATCTTACAGTTCTTGGCACAGAAGTTGCCAGTAAGTCGCCTGCAGCGTGACCTTACAGACTCAACAGTTTTGCGTAATGTTGGCGTTCCTGTTGGACATAGCGTTATTGCAATACAGAGTACATTGAAGGGTCTTCGCAAACTCATCCTCAACGAAGAGAAGTTGAGAGAGGACCTTGAAAACACATGGGCAGTTGTGGCAGAAGCCATTCAAACCATCTTACGCCGTGAAGCCTATCCACATCCTTACGAGGCATTGAAGGCACTCACTCGCACAAACGAGAAGATGACAGAGGAGAGAATACACGCATTCGTGCAGACACTCAACGTCAGCGACAGCGTGAAAGCTGAACTGATGGCTATCACTCCATACAACTATACGGGAATTTAA
- a CDS encoding pseudouridine synthase gives MAEEFENKEVQSEQNENSRDGYSAAEQGSYQREYRGTGRTQRPRIHSQRAYSSDKANSSNDEGGFRPEGFGSGLQSAGRPQQGGYRPRQNSYSGGYNNNRGGYQSRPQQGGYRPRYNSNGEEGGYQPRQQGGYNRGGYQSRPQQGGYRPRYNNDENGYQSQAYRPRYNANNGAEGEEKTNYQANQGGYQPRQGGYQPRQQGGYQSRGGYNNNRGGYNNNRGGYQSRGGYNNNRGGYNSRGGYNQGGYRQHSADYDPNAKYSLKKRIEYKEENFDPNEPIRLNKYLANAGVCSRREADEFILSGAVTVNGEVVKELGSKVLRTDEVYFQDKLVSLEKKVYVLLNKPKDYVTTSDDPQQRKTVMDLVKGACPERIYPVGRLDRNTTGVLLLTNDGDLASKLTHPKFLKKKVYHVFLDKAVTANDLQKISDGIELEDGEIKADAIEYADPQDQTQVGIEIHSGKNRIVRRIFESLGYRVVKLDRVQFAGLTKKNVRRGDWRFLTEKEVDMLRMGAFE, from the coding sequence ATGGCAGAAGAATTCGAGAACAAAGAAGTTCAGTCTGAGCAGAATGAGAACAGCCGCGACGGCTATTCAGCAGCCGAACAAGGCAGCTATCAAAGAGAGTACCGTGGCACAGGACGTACACAACGTCCACGTATTCACAGCCAGCGCGCTTATAGTAGCGACAAGGCTAATAGCAGCAATGACGAAGGCGGATTCCGTCCTGAGGGCTTCGGCTCTGGCTTACAGAGTGCAGGTCGTCCACAACAGGGTGGCTATCGTCCACGTCAGAATAGCTATAGTGGCGGATATAACAACAATCGTGGCGGTTATCAGAGCCGTCCACAGCAGGGTGGTTATCGTCCACGTTACAACAGTAATGGTGAGGAAGGCGGTTACCAGCCACGCCAGCAGGGTGGATACAACCGTGGTGGATACCAAAGTCGTCCACAGCAGGGTGGCTATCGTCCACGTTACAACAATGATGAGAATGGCTATCAGTCACAGGCTTATCGTCCACGCTACAATGCCAACAATGGTGCTGAGGGCGAGGAGAAAACAAACTATCAGGCAAATCAGGGCGGTTATCAGCCACGTCAGGGTGGATACCAGCCTCGTCAGCAGGGTGGTTATCAGAGCCGTGGTGGATACAACAATAACCGTGGTGGATATAATAACAATCGCGGTGGATACCAAAGCCGTGGTGGATACAACAATAATCGTGGAGGTTACAACAGCCGTGGCGGATACAACCAGGGTGGTTACCGTCAACACAGTGCTGATTATGATCCAAATGCAAAGTATTCACTCAAGAAGCGCATTGAATACAAGGAGGAGAACTTCGATCCTAATGAGCCAATCCGCTTGAACAAGTACCTTGCTAACGCTGGTGTTTGCTCACGTCGTGAGGCAGATGAATTCATCCTTTCTGGTGCAGTAACCGTAAATGGCGAGGTTGTTAAGGAACTCGGTAGCAAGGTTCTGCGTACTGATGAGGTATATTTCCAGGACAAGTTGGTTTCATTGGAGAAGAAGGTTTATGTCCTTCTGAACAAACCAAAGGATTATGTTACCACAAGCGACGACCCACAGCAGCGTAAGACTGTTATGGACCTTGTAAAGGGCGCTTGTCCAGAGCGTATCTATCCAGTTGGTCGTCTCGACCGTAACACAACAGGTGTACTGCTCCTTACTAACGATGGCGACCTTGCTTCAAAGCTTACTCACCCTAAGTTCTTGAAGAAGAAGGTATATCACGTATTCCTTGATAAGGCTGTTACAGCTAATGACTTGCAGAAGATTTCTGACGGTATTGAGTTGGAAGATGGCGAAATCAAGGCTGACGCAATCGAATATGCTGACCCACAGGATCAGACTCAGGTTGGTATTGAGATTCATAGTGGCAAAAACCGTATCGTACGTCGTATCTTCGAGAGCCTCGGCTATCGCGTCGTAAAACTCGACCGTGTACAGTTTGCTGGTTTGACAAAGAAGAACGTACGTCGTGGTGACTGGCGCTTCCTCACTGAGAAGGAGGTTGACATGCTGCGTATGGGTGCGTTTGAATAA
- the asnS gene encoding asparagine--tRNA ligase, whose translation MKRTKIVDALACTDFGKDINVKGWVRSHRSSKAVDFIALNDGSTIKNIQVVVDPSTIDAEELKSITTGACISVVGTLVESQGAGQTSEIQCKEIEIYGLCPSDYPMQKKGQSFEYMRKYGHMRLRTNTFGAVFRIRHNMAIAIHQYFHEHGFYYFHTPLITGSDAEGAGNMFQVTTLDLDRIAKGGEVDYSADFFGKRTNLTVSGQLEGELGATALGAIYTFGPTFRAENSNTPRHLAEFWMVEPEVAFIDKNELMDLEEDFIKYCVRWALEHCKDDLEFLNMRIDKGLIARLEGVLKEEFVRLTYTEGIEILQKAVADGVKFEFPITGWGMDLSSEHERYLVEEHFKRPVIMTDYPSEIKSFYMKKNPDGKTMQGTDVLFPHIGEIIGGSVREENYDKLLAEIDNRGMKREVYDWYLDTRKYGTCPHGGFGLGFERLILFVTGMQNIRDVIPFARTPKNAEF comes from the coding sequence ATGAAAAGAACAAAAATCGTCGATGCACTTGCTTGCACCGATTTTGGTAAGGATATCAACGTAAAGGGATGGGTTCGTTCTCATAGAAGCAGCAAGGCTGTTGACTTCATCGCCTTGAATGATGGTTCTACGATTAAGAACATCCAGGTTGTTGTTGACCCTTCGACTATCGATGCAGAAGAGCTGAAAAGCATCACAACGGGTGCTTGTATCAGCGTTGTTGGTACGCTCGTAGAGAGTCAGGGTGCTGGTCAGACCTCAGAGATTCAGTGTAAGGAGATTGAAATCTACGGTCTCTGCCCAAGCGACTACCCAATGCAGAAGAAGGGACAGAGTTTTGAGTACATGCGCAAGTATGGTCACATGCGTCTTCGTACCAATACCTTCGGTGCTGTATTCCGTATTCGTCACAATATGGCAATCGCTATCCATCAGTATTTCCATGAGCATGGTTTCTATTATTTCCATACTCCACTGATTACAGGTAGTGATGCTGAGGGTGCAGGTAACATGTTCCAGGTGACTACACTCGACCTTGACCGCATTGCAAAGGGTGGCGAGGTTGATTATAGTGCTGATTTCTTCGGAAAGCGTACAAACCTTACTGTATCAGGACAGTTAGAGGGAGAGTTAGGTGCTACTGCACTCGGTGCTATCTACACCTTCGGTCCAACCTTCCGTGCTGAGAATTCAAATACTCCACGCCACTTGGCTGAGTTCTGGATGGTTGAGCCTGAGGTTGCTTTCATCGACAAGAACGAACTGATGGATCTTGAGGAAGACTTCATCAAGTACTGTGTTCGTTGGGCATTGGAGCACTGTAAGGACGACCTTGAGTTCCTCAATATGAGGATTGACAAGGGACTGATTGCTCGCTTGGAGGGTGTACTCAAGGAAGAGTTTGTTCGCCTAACTTACACAGAAGGTATAGAGATTCTTCAGAAAGCAGTTGCTGATGGTGTGAAGTTCGAGTTCCCTATTACTGGTTGGGGAATGGATCTCAGCAGTGAGCATGAGCGCTATCTCGTAGAGGAACACTTCAAGCGTCCTGTTATCATGACCGACTATCCAAGCGAAATCAAGTCGTTCTATATGAAGAAGAACCCTGATGGCAAGACAATGCAGGGAACAGACGTTCTCTTCCCACATATCGGTGAGATTATTGGCGGCTCTGTCCGTGAAGAGAATTACGACAAGTTACTTGCAGAGATCGATAATCGTGGTATGAAACGTGAGGTTTACGACTGGTATCTCGATACTCGCAAGTACGGTACCTGCCCACATGGTGGTTTCGGTCTCGGTTTCGAGCGTCTCATCCTCTTCGTTACTGGTATGCAAAACATCCGTGACGTAATCCCATTCGCACGTACTCCTAAGAACGCAGAGTTCTAA
- a CDS encoding YiiX/YebB-like N1pC/P60 family cysteine hydrolase gives MKLKKILSNLILLCLIFLVGCSTDSLQDEDISLRNLHEGDLMFVVKETSNPITDATQGINGLKIDHVAIFHHTDSADYALEAYGKAVSLTPLTNFLNRAKGKEGKPLIAVGRVIVDCDMNTSTKRALSYLGRPYDRFYMPDDKEIYCSELIQKSFVEHHGLPIFSTIPMSFHDNNGKILDAWTQFYAFYHREVPEGEPGTNPGQLSRDKAVKVTYEFETPSAR, from the coding sequence ATGAAACTTAAGAAAATCCTATCAAACCTCATCTTACTGTGCCTTATTTTCTTAGTTGGCTGCTCTACAGATTCCTTACAAGATGAAGACATATCGTTACGTAACTTACACGAAGGCGACCTCATGTTCGTTGTGAAGGAGACAAGCAACCCTATCACAGATGCAACACAAGGTATTAATGGACTAAAGATTGACCACGTAGCTATCTTCCATCATACGGATAGTGCCGATTATGCTTTAGAAGCCTACGGCAAAGCGGTGTCACTTACTCCTCTTACCAACTTCCTCAATCGTGCCAAAGGAAAAGAAGGAAAGCCACTCATTGCAGTAGGCAGAGTCATCGTTGATTGTGACATGAATACTTCTACGAAGCGAGCATTAAGCTACCTTGGTCGACCATACGATCGTTTCTACATGCCTGATGACAAAGAAATCTATTGTAGCGAATTGATTCAGAAATCATTTGTCGAACACCATGGTCTTCCTATTTTTTCAACAATCCCAATGTCTTTCCACGATAATAACGGAAAAATCTTAGATGCGTGGACTCAATTCTATGCCTTCTATCATCGTGAAGTACCAGAAGGAGAACCAGGAACCAACCCAGGACAACTGTCTCGTGACAAAGCCGTAAAGGTTACTTACGAATTCGAAACTCCATCTGCAAGATAA
- a CDS encoding Acg family FMN-binding oxidoreductase, which produces MRKLIIVFVIFMGFMENIMAQNPDYLFMIENACKAPSGHNTQPWLFKIRESEIDIYPDLSKELPVVDSSHRELFVSLGCATENLCIAAQEKGYQTEVKVIKDSFIRVLLTKDKKKQFDSSLFSQIAVRQTNRSVYDGKEIPKDSINLLKATSNDPSISIYFYKRGTVDYEKIANMVYAGNSLQMNNEAFKSELTKWMRYNKKHQNNTRDGLSYATFGAPNVPLFLAKFIMSKAINAKTQNKGDRKKIASASHFVLFTTKDNTVEQWVALGRTLERILLRSTQMGIANAYLNQPNEENDITKEMVKQLQISNEYPTILIRLGYGKKMPYSLRRDYRACILPAD; this is translated from the coding sequence ATGAGAAAATTAATTATTGTATTTGTTATTTTTATGGGATTTATGGAAAATATAATGGCACAGAATCCAGACTATCTGTTTATGATTGAGAATGCTTGCAAGGCTCCTTCTGGGCATAACACACAGCCTTGGTTGTTTAAAATCAGAGAGTCAGAAATTGATATATACCCTGATTTGTCAAAAGAGTTACCTGTCGTCGACTCAAGTCATCGAGAGTTATTTGTTAGTTTAGGCTGCGCGACAGAGAATCTTTGTATTGCTGCTCAAGAAAAGGGATATCAGACCGAAGTTAAAGTTATTAAGGACTCCTTTATTCGAGTTCTACTTACAAAAGATAAGAAAAAGCAATTTGATTCTTCATTGTTCTCTCAAATCGCAGTAAGACAAACAAATAGAAGTGTTTATGATGGAAAAGAAATTCCTAAAGATAGCATTAATCTACTTAAAGCCACTTCTAATGACCCCTCTATTTCTATTTATTTTTACAAAAGGGGAACTGTTGATTATGAAAAGATTGCTAATATGGTTTATGCTGGGAATAGCTTACAAATGAATAATGAAGCTTTTAAATCAGAGCTGACAAAGTGGATGCGTTATAATAAGAAACATCAGAATAATACAAGAGATGGATTGAGTTATGCTACTTTTGGTGCACCAAATGTTCCTCTATTCTTGGCAAAGTTTATCATGTCAAAGGCTATCAACGCGAAAACGCAGAATAAAGGTGATCGGAAAAAGATAGCTTCAGCATCTCATTTTGTACTTTTCACAACAAAAGATAATACAGTTGAACAGTGGGTTGCACTTGGCAGAACCTTGGAACGGATATTACTGCGTTCAACGCAGATGGGTATTGCAAATGCTTATCTCAATCAGCCTAATGAGGAAAATGATATTACAAAAGAAATGGTAAAGCAACTTCAAATCTCTAACGAGTACCCGACTATTCTTATAAGGTTAGGCTATGGAAAGAAAATGCCTTATTCGCTAAGACGCGATTATAGGGCATGTATTCTTCCTGCAGATTAA
- a CDS encoding TetR/AcrR family transcriptional regulator: MKNREQTESRILEAVASIVESEGFEKLGINTIASKANVSKMLIYRYFGGLEELIAQFIMQKDYWANTGTVIINPQSVGDSIKNMFRKQIEQLRNDVTLRRLCRWELSCNNTSIEQLRDKREENGCSLIKLVSTLTGCPNTEVASLASILSAAISYLALIEDQCLSYNGISLQTDKGWDEIMKGVEMIVDLWIKSIQE, encoded by the coding sequence ATGAAGAATCGAGAACAAACAGAAAGTAGAATACTCGAAGCTGTCGCAAGTATCGTAGAAAGCGAAGGATTCGAGAAGCTTGGTATCAATACAATAGCTTCAAAAGCTAATGTTTCGAAGATGCTTATATATAGGTATTTTGGTGGACTTGAAGAGTTAATTGCACAGTTTATAATGCAGAAGGATTATTGGGCTAATACAGGTACTGTTATTATCAATCCTCAATCTGTAGGAGACAGTATAAAGAATATGTTCCGTAAGCAGATCGAGCAATTACGAAACGATGTAACTCTACGACGTTTGTGTAGGTGGGAACTGTCCTGTAACAACACAAGCATTGAGCAGCTTAGAGATAAACGTGAAGAAAATGGATGCAGTCTAATCAAACTGGTAAGTACATTAACAGGTTGTCCTAATACAGAGGTTGCCTCTTTAGCCAGTATACTCTCGGCTGCTATCAGCTATTTAGCTTTGATTGAAGACCAATGTTTGTCATATAACGGTATTTCTTTGCAAACTGATAAGGGCTGGGACGAGATAATGAAAGGGGTCGAAATGATAGTTGACTTATGGATAAAAAGTATTCAGGAATGA
- a CDS encoding tRNA threonylcarbamoyladenosine dehydratase: protein MQNQFSRTQLLLGKPAIDTLNGSRVAVFGVGGVGGYAVEVLARSGVGAIDVIDDDRVCLTNVNRQLLATTRTVGKHKVDVAEERIHSINPRCIVRKYQTFYLPDNADQFDFSHYDYVIDCIDTVTAKLDLIYRCHEINIPLLSCMGAAYKLDATQFRVTDIFKTINDPLAKVIRKKLRKTKIKHLKVVYSPEEPLESIEQPEISCRFHCICPDKDMRKCTDRHTIPSSNAWVPAAAGLIAGGEAVKDLVNLANTMRIRPEDEATSEPARIAHERAAKMLEEHKRLKAEKAAADK from the coding sequence ATGCAGAATCAATTTTCAAGAACCCAACTTCTTCTTGGCAAGCCCGCTATCGATACACTTAATGGTAGTCGTGTCGCTGTCTTCGGTGTAGGAGGTGTTGGTGGATATGCAGTAGAAGTATTGGCACGTAGTGGCGTGGGAGCTATTGATGTTATTGATGACGACCGTGTTTGTCTAACGAATGTCAATCGACAACTCCTTGCTACCACTCGAACAGTGGGAAAGCATAAAGTAGATGTCGCTGAAGAGCGCATTCACTCAATCAATCCACGATGTATCGTGCGGAAATACCAGACATTCTATTTGCCTGATAACGCCGATCAGTTCGATTTCTCTCATTATGATTATGTCATTGATTGTATTGATACTGTAACAGCTAAGCTTGATCTTATCTATCGTTGTCATGAAATAAATATCCCATTGCTTTCTTGTATGGGTGCTGCTTATAAACTTGATGCCACACAGTTCCGTGTGACTGACATCTTCAAGACTATCAACGATCCATTGGCAAAGGTGATTCGTAAGAAACTCCGTAAAACAAAGATTAAGCATCTTAAAGTAGTATACAGTCCTGAAGAACCGCTTGAAAGTATCGAACAACCAGAGATCTCTTGTCGTTTTCACTGTATCTGTCCCGATAAGGATATGCGTAAGTGTACTGACCGGCATACTATTCCAAGTTCTAATGCGTGGGTACCAGCTGCGGCTGGACTTATTGCAGGTGGAGAAGCAGTGAAAGATCTTGTCAATCTTGCCAACACTATGCGTATCCGTCCTGAAGATGAGGCTACAAGCGAGCCTGCTCGTATCGCCCATGAGCGTGCTGCAAAGATGCTGGAGGAACATAAACGCCTTAAGGCTGAGAAGGCTGCAGCAGATAAGTAA
- a CDS encoding CvfB family protein: protein MSKIKLGAYNTLTVQKVALREGNGDPFGIYLDGGPAGEILMPQKYVPEGTEIGDELEVFVYLDQDERPIATTEEPLAQVGDFAYLECSWVNEYGAFLSWGVMKDLFCPFREQKKRMTIGNSYIVYIHLDEESYRLVASAKVEHYLDEQPRGYKHGQEVDLLIWQKTDLGFKVIVDNQYPGLIYEDQVFQYVHTGDRLKGYISTVRRDGKIDCTLQPTGQQHAEGFAEVLLQYLKDNGGVCDLGDKSEAEDIKRRFQVSKKVYKRAVGDLYKRHLITVDPLSIRLVK from the coding sequence ATGTCTAAAATAAAACTTGGAGCATACAATACGCTCACAGTACAGAAGGTTGCCTTACGTGAAGGCAATGGTGATCCATTCGGAATCTACCTTGATGGTGGACCGGCTGGTGAGATACTCATGCCTCAGAAGTATGTGCCAGAGGGAACAGAGATTGGGGATGAACTGGAAGTATTCGTTTATCTCGACCAGGATGAACGCCCGATTGCTACTACTGAGGAACCTTTGGCGCAGGTAGGCGACTTCGCTTACTTGGAGTGTTCATGGGTAAATGAGTATGGTGCATTCCTCTCTTGGGGTGTGATGAAAGACCTCTTCTGTCCTTTCCGTGAACAGAAGAAGCGTATGACTATTGGCAATAGCTATATCGTTTATATTCATCTTGATGAAGAGAGCTATCGCCTTGTTGCCTCTGCAAAGGTAGAGCATTATCTTGACGAACAGCCACGAGGTTATAAGCATGGACAGGAAGTTGACTTGTTAATATGGCAGAAGACGGACCTTGGCTTCAAAGTTATTGTTGATAATCAGTATCCGGGTCTTATCTATGAGGATCAGGTGTTCCAATATGTTCATACTGGTGACCGCTTAAAGGGTTATATCTCAACGGTTCGTCGTGATGGTAAGATTGATTGTACACTTCAACCAACAGGACAACAGCATGCGGAAGGCTTTGCAGAGGTCCTGCTTCAATATCTGAAAGATAATGGTGGAGTATGTGATCTTGGTGATAAGAGTGAAGCAGAGGATATTAAACGTCGTTTTCAGGTGTCGAAAAAGGTGTATAAACGCGCTGTTGGCGACCTCTATAAACGTCATTTGATTACGGTTGACCCCCTGTCAATACGCTTAGTAAAATAA
- a CDS encoding GxxExxY protein: MNIEEVIKLIINKAYEVRSHFVAGYLESVYKKALLIELREAGLIVEEEVEMPVTYKGHVIGVFRVDIVVDKCVIIELKAVAQLLPAHAIQLVNYLSVSGIDNGLLINFGSTERLEIKRKYRVYNPHN, translated from the coding sequence ATGAATATAGAAGAAGTTATAAAGCTGATAATCAATAAAGCCTATGAGGTGCGGAGCCATTTTGTTGCTGGGTATTTAGAGAGTGTTTATAAAAAAGCACTGCTGATAGAACTTAGAGAAGCCGGATTGATAGTAGAGGAAGAGGTTGAGATGCCTGTGACGTATAAAGGTCATGTGATAGGTGTTTTTCGTGTAGATATTGTCGTGGATAAATGTGTTATCATAGAACTAAAAGCTGTTGCTCAGTTATTACCAGCACACGCAATTCAGCTTGTAAACTATCTCTCTGTGTCTGGAATAGATAATGGGCTGCTTATAAATTTTGGCTCGACTGAACGGCTGGAGATTAAACGTAAGTATAGGGTTTATAACCCTCATAACTAA
- a CDS encoding ABC transporter ATP-binding protein, with amino-acid sequence MIDIKNITKSFGSLQVLKGIDLRIEKGEVVSIVGPSGAGKTTLLQILGTLDKPDSGSVVVDGIDVGSLSAGKLSDFRNQHLGFVFQFHQLLPEFTALENIMIPAYIAGRKTKEARQRAEELLEFMGLSDRANHKPNELSGGEKQRVAVARALVNNPAVILADEPSGSLDSKNKQELHQLFFDLRDKFGQTFVIVTHDEGLAHITDRTIHLKDGLIQNDVCQETK; translated from the coding sequence ATGATAGATATTAAGAACATAACTAAAAGCTTTGGCTCGCTTCAAGTGTTGAAGGGTATTGACCTTCGTATTGAAAAGGGAGAGGTTGTCAGTATTGTTGGTCCATCTGGAGCTGGTAAAACCACCTTGTTACAGATACTTGGAACGCTGGACAAGCCCGATAGTGGCTCTGTTGTTGTGGATGGTATTGACGTGGGTAGCCTGTCAGCTGGTAAGTTGAGTGATTTCCGCAACCAGCACTTGGGCTTTGTCTTCCAGTTCCATCAGCTTCTTCCTGAGTTTACAGCTCTTGAGAACATTATGATTCCGGCTTATATTGCTGGCAGAAAGACAAAAGAAGCACGCCAACGTGCCGAAGAATTATTGGAATTTATGGGCTTGAGCGATCGTGCTAATCATAAGCCTAATGAACTTTCTGGTGGTGAGAAGCAGCGTGTAGCTGTAGCTCGTGCGTTGGTGAACAACCCTGCTGTCATCCTTGCTGATGAGCCTTCGGGTAGTTTGGATAGTAAGAACAAGCAGGAACTGCACCAACTCTTCTTCGATCTCCGTGATAAGTTCGGTCAGACTTTCGTTATCGTTACACACGATGAGGGGCTTGCACATATAACAGATAGAACGATACATCTTAAAGATGGCTTGATACAGAATGACGTTTGTCAAGAGACAAAATGA